The following coding sequences are from one Prochlorococcus sp. MIT 1314 window:
- a CDS encoding dihydrolipoamide acetyltransferase family protein, translating into MSHEIFMPALSSTMTEGKIVEWLKNPGDKVERGESVLVVESDKADMDVESFQDGYLAAVLMPAGSTAPVGETIGLIVENEDEIASVQEQNKGNQSEVSTSDQLELVSNKTEEKPVAQTENINKEAEEVVLKSEKPVPSFNTDQINAATSNVSSRIIASPRAKKLASQMGVDLAKVHGSGPHGRIQADDILKANGQPVSIPWIGEGGSPASIPGANVGVESKPETSGNSFGNPGETVQFNTLQKAVNKNMESSLDVPCFRVGYSINTDKLDNFYKKVKQNGVTMTALLVKAVAKTLKKHPQVNSSFSENGISYPENINIAVAVAMEDGGLITPVLKEPCNTDLFELSREWKDLVKRSRSKQLEPDEYSTGTFTLSNLGMFGVDRFDAILPPGTGAILAIASSKPTVLANSDGSISVKKIMQVNLTADHRVIYGADGASFLKDLAYLIENEPETLVS; encoded by the coding sequence ATGTCTCACGAAATATTCATGCCTGCCTTGAGTTCTACTATGACGGAGGGCAAGATTGTGGAATGGTTGAAAAATCCGGGAGATAAGGTTGAAAGAGGCGAATCTGTCTTGGTTGTTGAATCTGACAAGGCAGATATGGATGTTGAATCTTTTCAAGATGGATATCTTGCAGCAGTTTTGATGCCTGCTGGCAGCACTGCACCTGTTGGAGAAACTATTGGTCTCATTGTAGAAAATGAGGATGAGATAGCTTCTGTTCAAGAACAAAATAAAGGAAATCAATCCGAAGTCTCTACTTCAGACCAACTTGAATTGGTAAGCAATAAAACTGAAGAAAAACCAGTGGCCCAGACTGAAAATATCAATAAAGAAGCTGAAGAAGTCGTCTTAAAGAGTGAAAAGCCTGTACCATCTTTTAATACTGATCAAATTAATGCCGCTACAAGTAATGTTTCTTCGAGGATAATTGCATCTCCAAGAGCTAAAAAACTAGCCTCTCAAATGGGTGTTGATTTAGCAAAGGTTCATGGATCTGGGCCTCACGGAAGGATTCAAGCCGATGATATTTTAAAAGCTAATGGCCAACCTGTTTCTATACCATGGATAGGAGAAGGTGGTTCTCCTGCAAGTATTCCTGGTGCAAATGTGGGAGTTGAAAGTAAACCAGAAACTTCAGGAAATAGTTTTGGTAATCCTGGAGAAACAGTTCAATTTAATACTCTTCAAAAAGCGGTAAATAAAAATATGGAATCTAGTTTAGATGTTCCATGTTTTAGGGTGGGTTACTCTATCAATACAGATAAATTAGATAATTTCTACAAAAAGGTAAAACAGAACGGAGTGACTATGACTGCTTTACTTGTAAAGGCAGTTGCAAAGACACTAAAGAAACATCCTCAAGTTAACTCAAGCTTTTCAGAGAATGGAATTTCTTATCCAGAAAATATAAATATTGCTGTTGCTGTTGCGATGGAAGATGGGGGCCTAATAACTCCAGTATTAAAAGAACCCTGTAATACTGATTTATTTGAATTATCTAGGGAATGGAAAGATCTAGTAAAAAGATCGAGATCAAAACAATTAGAACCAGATGAATACTCAACAGGAACATTTACCTTATCTAACCTTGGTATGTTTGGTGTTGATAGATTTGACGCAATACTACCCCCAGGGACCGGTGCGATCTTAGCGATAGCATCATCTAAACCAACTGTTTTAGCTAATAGTGATGGTTCAATATCTGTTAAAAAAATAATGCAAGTAAATCTTACAGCTGATCACAGAGTGATCTATGGAGCTGATGGTGCTTCATTCTTGAAGGACTTGGCTTACCTGATTGAAAATGAGCCAGAGACACTTGTATCTTGA
- the queA gene encoding tRNA preQ1(34) S-adenosylmethionine ribosyltransferase-isomerase QueA, producing MISQINNEGRDSKLEAYDYFLDPSLIASKPAAIRHESRLMIVRNSVLEENCLTNKLTKNLLDEFREGDLVVVNNTKVMKARLKVELEHRTLVELLVLERSHESVWLCLAKPAKKLKINRKIILKSPSAQDINLMVDGVDEETGGRFIKFPENITDLNSMNDLLDKYGEIPLPPYIKNSEEESFHENSYQTEYATNPGAVAAPTAGLHLSKTLISNLKKKGVIILPITLHVGYGTFKPIDQEDLSDLKLHKEWVSVNKEVVEEIKKIKKIKKIKKTDRRIIAIGTTSVRALESCYSHEINDFIPIAKYVDLVIKPGYKFKVVDGLLTNFHLPKSSLLLLVSAMIGRERLLDLYKKAIREKFRFFSYGDAMYISPDSFLEKK from the coding sequence TTGATTTCTCAAATTAATAATGAAGGGAGAGATTCTAAGCTTGAAGCTTATGATTATTTTCTAGATCCATCATTAATTGCTAGTAAACCTGCTGCAATAAGGCATGAATCAAGATTGATGATAGTAAGAAATAGTGTTTTAGAAGAGAATTGCTTAACTAATAAATTAACCAAGAATCTTTTAGATGAATTTAGAGAAGGCGATCTTGTGGTTGTAAATAATACTAAAGTAATGAAGGCAAGGTTAAAGGTTGAATTAGAACATAGGACTTTAGTCGAATTATTAGTCTTAGAAAGATCCCATGAATCTGTTTGGTTATGTTTAGCAAAGCCAGCGAAAAAGTTAAAAATAAATAGAAAAATAATATTAAAATCTCCTTCTGCACAAGATATTAATTTGATGGTTGATGGGGTTGATGAAGAAACTGGAGGGAGATTTATTAAATTTCCTGAAAATATAACTGATCTCAATTCAATGAATGACCTTCTTGATAAATACGGGGAAATACCTCTCCCGCCTTATATAAAAAATTCCGAAGAAGAATCTTTTCATGAGAATAGTTATCAAACTGAGTATGCAACTAATCCAGGGGCCGTTGCCGCGCCAACTGCTGGTTTACACTTAAGCAAAACTCTTATTTCTAATCTAAAAAAAAAAGGAGTAATAATTTTACCGATAACTTTGCACGTGGGCTATGGAACATTCAAACCAATTGATCAAGAAGATCTAAGTGACTTAAAACTTCATAAAGAATGGGTAAGTGTTAATAAGGAAGTAGTGGAGGAAATAAAAAAAATAAAGAAAATAAAGAAAATAAAGAAAACAGATAGAAGAATAATTGCTATTGGGACAACTAGCGTGAGAGCTCTTGAAAGTTGTTATTCTCACGAAATTAATGACTTTATTCCCATAGCTAAATACGTGGATTTAGTTATTAAGCCAGGTTATAAATTTAAGGTAGTTGATGGATTATTAACTAATTTTCATCTTCCTAAAAGTTCATTATTACTATTAGTAAGTGCAATGATTGGTAGAGAAAGATTATTAGATTTGTATAAAAAAGCCATAAGAGAAAAATTTAGATTTTTCTCTTATGGCGATGCTATGTATATTTCACCAGATTCGTTCCTGGAGAAAAAATAG
- the cysK gene encoding cysteine synthase A yields MAKIYEDNSFAIGNTPLVKLKSVTKNAKAKVLAKIEGRNPAYSVKCRIGANMIWDAEKSGKLTKDKTIVEPTSGNTGIALAFTASARGYKLILTMPESMSIERRRVMAVLGAEIVLTEASKGMPGAIAKAKEIAESNPSQYFMPGQFDNPANPEIHFKTTGPEIWDDCDGEIDVLVAGVGTGGTITGVSRYIKQEKGKNITSVAVEPSHSPVITQTMNGEEVKSGPHKIQGIGAGFIPKNLDLSIVDKVEQVTNDESIEMALRLAKEEGLLVGISCGAAAAAAVRLAEQDEYAGKTIVVVLPDLAERYLSSIMFNEVPSGIIQEPVKA; encoded by the coding sequence ATGGCAAAAATTTATGAGGACAACAGTTTTGCTATTGGAAACACTCCATTAGTAAAATTAAAATCAGTTACTAAAAACGCGAAAGCCAAAGTACTTGCAAAAATTGAAGGTAGAAACCCCGCTTATAGTGTCAAATGTAGGATTGGCGCAAACATGATCTGGGATGCAGAGAAAAGTGGGAAACTTACGAAAGACAAAACTATTGTTGAGCCAACTTCTGGAAATACAGGAATTGCTCTAGCTTTTACTGCTTCAGCAAGAGGTTATAAACTGATCCTTACAATGCCAGAATCCATGTCAATTGAAAGAAGAAGGGTTATGGCAGTGTTGGGGGCTGAGATTGTTTTAACAGAGGCATCTAAAGGGATGCCTGGAGCAATAGCTAAGGCTAAAGAAATTGCAGAAAGTAATCCTTCTCAATATTTCATGCCAGGTCAATTTGATAATCCAGCAAACCCAGAAATTCATTTCAAAACTACTGGACCAGAAATCTGGGATGATTGCGATGGTGAAATTGATGTTTTAGTTGCAGGAGTTGGAACTGGAGGCACAATTACAGGAGTTTCAAGATACATTAAGCAAGAGAAGGGCAAAAATATTACTTCTGTAGCTGTAGAACCCTCACATAGTCCTGTTATTACACAGACAATGAATGGAGAAGAGGTTAAATCTGGACCACATAAAATTCAAGGAATTGGAGCAGGATTTATTCCTAAGAACCTTGACTTATCAATTGTTGATAAGGTTGAACAGGTAACAAATGACGAGTCAATCGAGATGGCTCTTAGATTAGCAAAAGAAGAAGGTCTATTAGTTGGAATATCTTGTGGAGCTGCTGCCGCTGCCGCTGTAAGATTAGCTGAACAAGATGAATATGCGGGAAAAACTATTGTAGTTGTTCTACCTGATTTAGCAGAGAGATATTTATCATCAATTATGTTTAATGAAGTTCCAAGCGGAATCATACAAGAACCAGTCAAAGCCTAA
- a CDS encoding PLP-dependent transferase translates to MRDLLKNPIWKNLELGYSIPDSIHAVSVALPTWNDVINYEEKNQECMNLLKSIYPRFGLNPIVKRLCEKVKKENYYNNKSIWPYPNESIAFKAKKYIDRNTSEQFSLIEKRDNLAFLITEKEGSIYAKSFWQHTGLGISSRAAAIELGLEDCPPKSYVNECSQRIKNRISKSTKINSNDIHLTSSGMSALHTSLEIIYKLFPAKPTLQIGFPYVDVLKLPMNIFHGAKLITEENCKDIELEIKRINPSALIIELPSNPMLKCVKIKKISKIAKKLNIPLIVDDTIGSNLNINSLEHADIVFTSLTKIFSGSGDILAGSLILNPKSKWIDQFRNALNEINLPTLSDGDTVYLEKVSRDVNQRVFEQNKACLELKKRLESHSEIKNIFHPENCPNFNSLLTSDGGYGCLLSFELNGGLNKAKKFYDSLQVSKGPSLGTKFTLVCPYVLLAHYDELDWAESFGIPSHLIRVSVGLEDQDQLWKSFSEALNNF, encoded by the coding sequence TTGAGAGATTTACTTAAAAACCCTATATGGAAAAATTTAGAGTTGGGATATTCTATTCCTGATAGTATTCATGCTGTTTCTGTAGCATTACCAACTTGGAATGATGTAATAAATTACGAGGAAAAAAATCAAGAATGCATGAATTTATTGAAGTCCATTTACCCAAGATTCGGGCTAAACCCCATAGTGAAAAGATTATGCGAAAAAGTAAAAAAAGAAAATTATTATAACAATAAAAGTATCTGGCCATATCCGAATGAAAGCATAGCTTTTAAAGCCAAAAAATACATTGATAGAAATACCTCTGAACAATTTTCATTAATAGAAAAAAGAGATAATTTAGCTTTCTTAATAACTGAAAAAGAAGGAAGTATTTATGCAAAATCTTTTTGGCAACATACTGGTCTTGGTATATCTTCAAGGGCTGCTGCTATAGAACTAGGTCTTGAAGATTGCCCTCCAAAATCTTACGTAAATGAATGTTCTCAAAGAATAAAAAATAGAATTTCTAAATCTACAAAAATTAACTCTAATGATATTCACTTAACTTCATCAGGAATGTCTGCATTGCATACATCATTAGAAATCATATATAAATTATTTCCAGCTAAACCAACACTCCAAATTGGTTTTCCATATGTAGATGTACTTAAATTACCAATGAATATCTTTCATGGAGCCAAGTTAATTACAGAAGAAAATTGCAAGGATATTGAATTAGAAATTAAAAGAATAAATCCATCAGCATTAATTATTGAACTACCGAGTAATCCAATGCTCAAATGTGTAAAAATTAAAAAAATTTCAAAAATAGCAAAAAAGTTAAATATTCCCTTAATTGTTGACGATACAATTGGTTCAAATTTAAATATAAATTCCCTAGAACATGCAGATATAGTTTTTACTTCACTTACAAAAATTTTTTCAGGTAGTGGTGATATTCTTGCAGGATCATTAATACTAAATCCAAAAAGCAAATGGATTGATCAATTTAGAAATGCATTAAACGAGATTAATCTTCCAACACTTTCCGATGGAGATACAGTTTATCTGGAGAAAGTTAGTAGAGATGTAAATCAAAGAGTTTTTGAACAAAATAAAGCATGTTTAGAATTAAAAAAAAGATTAGAGTCCCATAGCGAGATTAAAAATATTTTCCATCCTGAAAATTGTCCAAATTTTAATTCTTTACTTACTTCTGATGGCGGATACGGGTGCTTATTATCATTTGAATTAAATGGAGGATTGAACAAAGCTAAAAAATTTTATGATTCTCTACAAGTATCTAAAGGACCTAGTTTAGGTACAAAATTTACTTTAGTTTGTCCTTATGTCTTACTAGCTCATTATGACGAGTTGGATTGGGCTGAAAGTTTTGGTATACCCTCGCACCTTATTAGAGTATCAGTTGGATTAGAAGACCAAGATCAATTATGGAAAAGCTTTTCTGAAGCACTAAATAATTTCTAA
- a CDS encoding PLP-dependent aspartate aminotransferase family protein: MGNKEKNIKKPGFKTLSIHHGETFAEETGCVMPPIFSTSTFKHGNKDNFDYTRSGNPNFRILENILKSIEDSKYCTVFGSGISAVNAISSTLKSGDKILCESNLYGCTVRMFEKVFKKFGLEVLYTDFTNENNIKKISYIEPTLIWLESPTNPLLKVLDIKAICDEANKLQIPVVVDNTFSTALIQKPLELGATLSLVSTTKFINGHSDALGGAVLTNNEVWNSKMLFSQKALGLQPSPFDSWLITRGVKTLPLRIEQQTQSAKLISEELENHKIISKVIYPFSQKHPQFNLAKSQMRSGGSMITIKLNLKKEDTFKFCKSLKYFSLAESLGGVESLICHPATMTHASVDDKTKNLLGIDDALVRLSIGCEETNDLISDILFALNKF, translated from the coding sequence ATGGGAAATAAGGAAAAAAATATAAAAAAGCCAGGTTTTAAGACCTTATCAATTCACCATGGTGAAACATTTGCAGAAGAAACTGGATGCGTTATGCCTCCTATTTTTTCTACATCTACTTTCAAACATGGAAATAAAGATAATTTCGACTACACCAGATCAGGCAATCCAAACTTTAGAATTCTAGAAAACATCCTTAAATCAATAGAAGATTCTAAATACTGTACAGTTTTTGGTTCTGGGATTAGCGCGGTAAATGCAATTTCATCAACACTAAAATCAGGTGACAAGATACTCTGCGAGTCAAATCTCTATGGTTGTACAGTCAGAATGTTCGAAAAAGTTTTCAAGAAATTTGGACTAGAAGTTTTATACACAGATTTTACAAACGAAAATAATATCAAAAAGATTTCATACATCGAGCCCACCTTGATATGGCTAGAAAGTCCAACTAATCCACTTTTGAAGGTACTTGATATTAAGGCGATTTGTGATGAAGCGAATAAACTGCAAATCCCAGTGGTTGTGGACAACACCTTTTCTACGGCACTTATTCAAAAACCATTGGAACTTGGTGCAACACTATCACTCGTAAGCACAACAAAATTCATTAATGGACATAGTGATGCACTTGGTGGAGCAGTACTGACAAATAATGAGGTATGGAATAGTAAGATGCTTTTCTCTCAAAAAGCTCTAGGGCTTCAACCATCTCCTTTTGATAGTTGGCTCATTACGAGAGGAGTGAAAACTCTTCCTTTAAGAATCGAACAACAAACGCAAAGTGCAAAATTAATTTCTGAAGAATTAGAGAATCATAAAATAATTAGTAAAGTAATTTATCCTTTTAGTCAAAAACATCCGCAATTTAATTTAGCAAAATCGCAAATGAGATCTGGAGGTTCGATGATCACTATAAAATTAAATCTTAAAAAGGAGGATACTTTTAAATTTTGCAAATCTCTCAAATATTTCTCGTTAGCAGAAAGCCTTGGAGGAGTTGAAAGTTTGATTTGTCACCCCGCAACAATGACTCATGCTTCTGTTGATGATAAAACAAAAAATCTTTTAGGGATAGATGATGCTCTTGTCAGATTATCGATTGGATGTGAAGAAACAAACGATTTAATCTCAGACATATTATTTGCTTTAAATAAATTCTGA
- the rpsD gene encoding 30S ribosomal protein S4: MSRYRGPRLRVTRRLGELPGLTRKASKKSNPPGQHGQARRKRSEYAIRLEEKQKLRFNYGVSEKQLVRYVKKARAQEGSTGTNLLRLLENRLDNVCFRLGFGGTIPGSRQLVNHGHVTVNGKVLDIAGYQCKSGDVIGIKENKASKKLVEGNIEFPGLANVPPHLDLDKPKLTGKINGQCDREWVALEINELLVVEYYSRKV, translated from the coding sequence ATGTCAAGATACCGCGGCCCCAGATTAAGGGTTACGCGTCGCTTGGGAGAACTACCAGGTCTCACCAGGAAAGCTTCAAAGAAGTCTAATCCTCCAGGTCAGCACGGCCAAGCCCGTCGCAAGCGATCAGAATATGCAATTCGTCTAGAAGAAAAGCAGAAACTTAGGTTTAATTATGGAGTTTCTGAAAAACAACTAGTACGTTATGTAAAAAAAGCTAGAGCTCAAGAAGGATCTACAGGAACTAACTTACTAAGACTTTTAGAAAACAGACTTGATAATGTTTGTTTTAGATTGGGTTTTGGAGGTACCATTCCAGGCTCAAGACAATTAGTAAATCATGGCCATGTAACCGTTAATGGAAAGGTTCTTGATATTGCTGGTTATCAATGCAAATCAGGCGATGTAATCGGAATTAAAGAAAACAAAGCAAGCAAAAAACTTGTAGAAGGTAATATAGAATTCCCTGGTTTAGCAAATGTCCCACCTCATCTTGATTTAGACAAGCCTAAATTAACGGGAAAAATAAATGGGCAATGCGATAGAGAGTGGGTGGCTCTTGAAATAAACGAACTACTAGTTGTTGAATATTATTCAAGAAAAGTTTAA
- the yidD gene encoding membrane protein insertion efficiency factor YidD has protein sequence MFKTINKSITSILLFIISFYQKWFSPFFGPRCRFIPSCSSYGYEAITRHGPWKGGWLTLRRLSRCHPLTPCGCDPVPD, from the coding sequence GTGTTCAAAACTATTAATAAATCAATTACTTCTATACTTCTTTTTATAATTTCGTTTTATCAAAAGTGGTTTTCTCCTTTTTTCGGACCAAGATGCAGATTTATTCCAAGTTGCAGCTCATATGGATACGAGGCAATTACTAGACATGGTCCTTGGAAGGGAGGGTGGTTAACTTTAAGAAGATTAAGCAGATGTCATCCTTTAACTCCCTGTGGATGTGACCCTGTGCCTGACTAA
- a CDS encoding glutaredoxin family protein, producing the protein MKIFIFVRQGCCLCDSLKNKLAKINLNELFPNLEELKEIDIDRVDLYKDKYKKYDYEVPVIAVEGIRSKEIIELPRISPRLKDDQLKNWFIKNISTILEK; encoded by the coding sequence ATGAAAATATTTATTTTTGTTAGGCAGGGATGTTGCCTTTGTGATTCATTAAAAAACAAACTGGCAAAAATAAATCTTAATGAGTTATTCCCTAATCTAGAGGAGCTCAAAGAAATTGATATTGATAGGGTCGATTTATATAAAGATAAATATAAAAAATATGATTATGAAGTACCTGTTATTGCTGTTGAAGGAATTAGGTCCAAGGAGATTATAGAATTGCCTCGCATTTCTCCAAGATTAAAAGATGATCAATTAAAGAATTGGTTTATAAAAAATATTAGTACCATTCTGGAGAAATAA
- a CDS encoding UDP-N-acetylmuramoyl-L-alanyl-D-glutamate--2,6-diaminopimelate ligase has product MRSIKLHKLLDLVGIIPSLDLIDHDINNISFNSKEVQKGTLFLGMPGLNVDGGKYCIEAIENGAEAAIIGVAAKEKIGSIDRERILVIEDNLDYIFGQIVAEFWNRPSRKLKLIGVTGTNGKTTITFLLEYLLKKLGKKTALFGTLLNRWPGFSEVASHTTDFADKLQKKLNTAVEAESEFAILEVSSHSIAQNRISGCEFEAAIFTNLTQDHLDYHLDMESYFKTKRKLFFPPYLKEKDGICVLNHDDHWISKLSSDLEKRSSLVSTKITESEFENDDFFFVTDKKFTESGSNCIFHTPREKIQLFVPLVGEFNLMNAIQAITILYKLNFSLKDLSKLIQSFPGAPGRMEKIQIDNDVVLGSLPTVIVDYAHTPDGLKKVLQSIKKLCEGKLITVFGCGGDRDRSKRPLMGSIAEEFSDQLFITSDNPRSEEPQKIVNDILMGIKKREKITIEIDRFKAINESIKFANKEDIVLIAGKGHEDYQILNDKVINFDDRKIAYKLLKEKNKSQ; this is encoded by the coding sequence ATGAGATCTATAAAATTACATAAACTTTTAGATTTGGTAGGAATTATTCCTTCATTAGATTTAATCGATCATGATATCAATAATATTTCTTTTAACTCTAAAGAAGTACAAAAAGGAACTTTATTTTTAGGTATGCCGGGTTTAAATGTTGATGGAGGAAAATATTGTATTGAGGCAATTGAAAATGGTGCGGAGGCTGCCATTATTGGGGTTGCTGCAAAAGAGAAAATTGGATCTATTGATCGAGAAAGGATTTTGGTGATAGAGGATAATTTAGATTATATTTTTGGTCAAATAGTCGCTGAGTTTTGGAATAGGCCTTCAAGAAAACTTAAACTTATTGGTGTTACGGGTACAAATGGAAAAACGACAATTACTTTCTTATTGGAATATCTTTTAAAAAAATTAGGGAAAAAAACTGCATTATTTGGGACTTTGCTTAATAGATGGCCTGGCTTCTCAGAAGTGGCTTCTCATACAACTGATTTTGCCGATAAACTTCAAAAGAAATTAAATACTGCTGTTGAGGCAGAATCTGAATTCGCGATATTAGAGGTAAGTTCACATTCTATTGCTCAAAACAGGATATCAGGATGCGAATTCGAGGCGGCTATTTTTACTAATTTAACTCAAGATCATCTTGATTATCACTTAGATATGGAATCATATTTTAAAACAAAAAGAAAATTATTTTTCCCACCTTACTTAAAAGAGAAAGATGGAATTTGTGTATTAAATCATGATGACCATTGGATATCTAAATTATCATCTGATCTTGAAAAAAGATCTTCATTAGTCTCTACAAAGATTACTGAAAGTGAATTTGAAAATGATGATTTTTTTTTCGTAACAGATAAAAAATTTACTGAAAGTGGTTCCAATTGTATTTTTCATACACCTAGGGAAAAAATTCAACTTTTTGTTCCACTTGTTGGTGAATTTAATTTAATGAATGCGATTCAAGCAATAACAATTTTGTATAAACTTAATTTTTCTTTAAAGGATCTATCAAAGTTAATACAATCTTTCCCTGGTGCTCCTGGAAGAATGGAGAAAATACAAATTGATAATGATGTCGTTTTAGGATCACTTCCAACAGTAATTGTTGATTATGCCCACACTCCTGATGGATTAAAAAAAGTTTTGCAATCAATTAAAAAACTTTGTGAAGGGAAACTCATAACTGTTTTTGGCTGTGGCGGAGATCGAGACCGTAGTAAAAGGCCTTTAATGGGATCAATAGCTGAAGAGTTTTCTGATCAACTTTTTATAACTTCAGATAATCCAAGATCAGAAGAACCCCAAAAGATAGTAAATGATATTTTGATGGGTATAAAAAAAAGAGAAAAAATAACAATTGAGATTGATAGATTTAAAGCAATAAATGAATCTATTAAATTTGCCAATAAAGAAGATATTGTTTTAATTGCAGGAAAAGGACATGAAGACTACCAAATTCTCAATGATAAAGTTATTAATTTTGATGATAGAAAAATAGCTTATAAATTATTAAAAGAAAAAAATAAATCTCAATAA
- a CDS encoding SDR family NAD(P)-dependent oxidoreductase, with the protein MKGLALVVGAGGIGTQLAKDLNESEKDLDVVLCGRKSTFNSFWELDIEDPQSLLKLKNKISNHPSKLRLVVNATGRLHSDSLQPEKRLQHLDKKNMMESFSINAFSPILLAKAIEEFIPKDFDFNFASISARVGSIGDNQTGGWYSYRAAKSAQNQLFKSLSIEWARRFPKATITLLHPGTVDTDLSRPFHKFVPAHKLFSKEKSSQFLINIIKNQSPESTGKFIGWDNSEIPW; encoded by the coding sequence ATGAAAGGCTTAGCCTTAGTTGTAGGCGCTGGTGGAATTGGAACACAACTAGCTAAAGATCTGAATGAAAGTGAAAAAGATTTAGATGTTGTTTTGTGTGGAAGAAAAAGTACATTTAATTCTTTTTGGGAATTAGATATAGAGGATCCTCAATCCCTTTTGAAGTTGAAAAATAAAATATCAAATCATCCTTCAAAATTAAGGCTAGTTGTTAATGCTACAGGTAGACTTCATAGTGATTCTCTTCAACCAGAAAAAAGATTACAACATCTTGATAAAAAAAATATGATGGAAAGTTTTTCAATAAATGCCTTCTCTCCTATTTTATTAGCTAAAGCGATTGAAGAATTTATACCAAAAGATTTTGATTTTAATTTTGCAAGTATAAGTGCAAGAGTGGGCAGCATTGGAGATAATCAAACTGGAGGTTGGTATTCATATAGAGCTGCAAAATCTGCGCAAAATCAGCTTTTTAAATCTTTAAGTATTGAATGGGCTAGACGTTTCCCAAAGGCTACTATCACATTGCTTCATCCAGGAACAGTAGATACTGATTTATCTAGACCTTTTCATAAATTTGTTCCAGCACATAAATTATTTAGTAAAGAAAAATCCTCCCAATTCTTGATCAATATTATTAAAAATCAATCACCAGAATCTACTGGAAAATTTATTGGATGGGACAACTCGGAGATACCTTGGTAA